Proteins co-encoded in one Quercus robur chromosome 8, dhQueRobu3.1, whole genome shotgun sequence genomic window:
- the LOC126694132 gene encoding probable galactinol--sucrose galactosyltransferase 1 isoform X1, which yields MTVGAGISVADGNLVVLGSKVLHEVHENIVVTAATGGALVNGAFIGVRSNQMGSRRVFPIGKLEGLRFMCVFRFKMWWMTQRMGNCGQDIPFETQFLIVEARDGSNVEQGSKDGMDQSALYVVFLPILEGDFRAVLQGNEQNELEICLESGDPAVEDFEGSHLVFVAAGRDPFDVITNAVMTVEKHLQTFCHRERKKMPDMLNWFGWCTWDAFYTDVTSEGVKEGLESLEKGGIPPKFVIIDDGWQSVSMDLTGIKCEADNSANFANRLTHIKENHKFQKDGKEGHRVEDPALGLCHIVGEIKDQHALKYVYVWHAITGYWGGVRPGVTEMEHYESKLTYPVSSPGVQSNEDCVSLKSITTNGLGLVNPEKVFNFYNELHSYLASAGIDGVKVDVQNILETLGAGHGGRVKLARKYHQALEASISRNFPDNGIISCMSHNTDGLYSAKRSAVIRASDDFWPRDPASHTIHIASVAYNTIFLGEFMQPDWDMFHSVHPMAEYHGAARAVGGCAIYVSDKPGHHDFNLLKKLVLPDGSILRAKLPGRPTRDCLFSDPARDGKSLLKIWNLNEFNGVVGVFNCQGAGWCKVGKKNLIHDENPGTITGVIRAKDVDYLPRVVDDTWTGDTVIFSHLGGEVVYLPKDAAIPITLKSREYEVFTVVPVKELHNGVKFAAVGLIKMFNSGGAIKEMNYDSKTNTSVVLKVRGSGLFGAYSSARPKRITVDLQEVEFRYEEGSGLVTISLRVPEKELYLWNISIEL from the exons ATCCAATCAGATGGGAAGCCGCCGGGTCTTTCCTATTGGGAAGCTTGA GGGATTGCGGTTTATGTGTGTTTTTCGCTTCAAGATGTGGTGGATGACACAGAGGATGGGTAATTGTGGCCAAGACATACCCTTTGAGACCCAGTTTTTGATTGTTGAGGCACGCGATGGTTCTAATGTTGAACAAGGAAGCAAAGATGGCATGGACCAATCTGCCTTATATGTTGTTTTCTTACCAATTCTTGAAGGTGATTTCAGGGCTGTTCTTCAGGGAAACGAGCAGAATGAGTTGGAAATTTGCTTGGAAAGTG GAGATCCAGCTGTTGAGGATTTCGAGGGTAGTCATTTGGTTTTTGTGGCTGCTGGACGAGACCCCTTTGATGTCATCACAAATGCAGTCAT GACTGTTGAGAAACATTTACAGACATTTTGTCATCGTGAGAGAAAGAAG ATGCCAGACATGTTGAACTGGTTTGGCTGGTGTACATGGGATGCTTTCTATACTGATGTTACTTCAGAAGGCGTGAAGGAAGGTTTAGAGAG CTTAGAGAAGGGTGGGATTCCTCCAAAGTTTGTTATAATTGATGATGGATGGCAATCAGTTAGCATGGATCTGACTGGTATTAAATGTGAAGCTGATAACAGTGCCAA CTTTGCAAACAGGTTGACACATATCAAAGAAAACCACAAATTTCAGAAAGATGGTAAAGAGGGTCACAGGGTAGAGGATCCAGCATTGGGACTTTGCCACATTGTTGGTGAAATCAAGGATCAGCATGCTCTAAA GTATGTCTATGTATGGCATGCGATAACAGGATATTGGGGTGGTGTTAGACCTGGTGTTACTGAGATGGAACATTATGAATCTAAGTTGACCTATCCCGTTTCATCTCCCGGGGTTCAATCAAATGAGGattgtgtttctttaaaaagCATTACAACAAATGGGCTCGGCCTTGTGAACCCTGAAAAAGTTTTCAACTTCTACAATGAACTCCACTCATATCTTGCATCAGCTGGTATTGATGGTGTCAAAGTTGATGTTCAGAACATCCTTGAAACTCTTGGGGCAGGCCATGGTGGGAGGGTTAAACTTGCTAGAAAATACCATCAGGCCTTAGAGGCGTCTATATCCAGAAACTTCCCTGACAATGGAATTATTTCTTGCATGAGTCACAACACAGATGGTTTGTACAG TGCAAAGCGATCAGCTGTTATAAGGGCATCAGATGATTTCTGGCCAAGAGATCCAGCATCACACACAATTCATATTGCTTCTGTTGCTTATAACACCATTTTTCTTGGGGAATTTATGCAGCCAGATTGGGATATGTTCCAT AGCGTTCACCCAATGGCTGAATATCATGGAGCAGCTCGTGCTGTGGGAGGATGTGCTATTTATGTCAG TGACAAGCCTGGACACCACGATTTCAATCTCCTAAAGAAGCTTGTACTTCCTGATGGTTCTATATTGAGAGCCAAACTTCCAGGAAGACCAACACGGGATTGCTTGTTTTCTGATCCTGCCAGAGATGGAAAAAG TCTTCTAAAGATTTGGAATCTCAATGAGTTTAATGGAGTTGTGGGAGTCTTCAACTGCCAGGGAGCTGGCTGGTGTAAGGTTGGAAAGAAGAATCTTATCCACGATGAAAATCCTGGTACTATTACTGGGGTGATTAGGGCTAAAGATGTTGATTATTTGCCGAGAGTTGTAGATGATACATGGACTGGGGATACTGTCATATTTTCCCATCTTGGTG GGGAAGTAGTATATCTTCCAAAGGATGCAGCAATTCCAATCACACTAAAATCCCGAGAATATGAAGTTTTCACAGTGGTTCCCGTCAAGGAACTCCACAATGGGGTTAAATTTGCTGCCGTAGGTTTAATCAAGATGTTCAATTCAGGTGGAGCCATTAAAGAAATGAATTATGATTCTAAGACAAATACCAGTGTTGTCTTGAAAGTTCGCGGGAGTGGCCTATTTGGAGCTTATTCATCAGCTAGACCCAAGAGGATAACAGTTGATTTGCAGGAAGTAGAATTCAGATATGAAGAAGGATCGGGTTTGGTCACCATTTCTTTGAGAGTTCCAGAGAAAGAGTTGTACCTCTGGAACATATCCATTGAgctataa